From Chryseobacterium sp. H1D6B, a single genomic window includes:
- a CDS encoding SMI1/KNR4 family protein has translation MELKFFKDFDLSNFWNHDNYALKEYLEEYPNDEMILSVEEELGYKLPASYIELMKVHNGGMPKNTCFPTSESTSWAEDHIAVTGIMGIGRNKNYSVCGSLGSQFMIDEWGYPDTGVYICDCPSAGHDMVMLDYSKCGKDGEPEVVHIDQENDYKKIFIAKDFETFIKGLKDEEEFDFE, from the coding sequence ATGGAATTAAAATTTTTCAAGGACTTTGATCTTTCCAATTTTTGGAATCACGATAATTATGCGCTGAAGGAATATCTAGAAGAATATCCTAATGATGAGATGATTCTTTCTGTTGAAGAAGAATTGGGATATAAATTGCCCGCTTCATATATAGAATTGATGAAGGTTCATAACGGCGGAATGCCGAAAAACACATGTTTCCCTACATCAGAAAGTACTTCTTGGGCTGAAGATCATATTGCAGTTACTGGAATTATGGGAATTGGAAGAAATAAAAACTATTCTGTCTGCGGAAGTTTAGGAAGTCAATTTATGATTGATGAATGGGGGTATCCTGATACCGGAGTTTATATTTGTGACTGTCCCTCTGCCGGACATGACATGGTCATGCTGGACTATTCCAAATGCGGAAAAGACGGCGAACCTGAAGTAGTACACATCGATCAGGAAAATGATTACAAGAAAATTTTCATCGCTAAAGATTTTGAAACGTTTATCAAAGGATTAAAAGACGAAGAAGAATTTGATTTCGAATAA
- a CDS encoding CPBP family intramembrane glutamic endopeptidase translates to MIGIIIELIISWLLLWYIDKKKLSVLGFRPSRNRITNWIIGFLLAASVCTLYHVMSKILADNGWIINKHMTTQILLTSSWWTLKSVIFEELIFRGALLYLAIGRLGIKKACYLSAVCFGIYHLFSYNAFGNPFQMLIIFLMTGIFGLMLAFAFAKTKSLYLPFALHLGWNLFNIVVFSNGPLGQQIFIKINENKLEGILSLFVFLFQIFALPLLVYWYLRFLKDKTPPSQKKEAV, encoded by the coding sequence ATGATCGGAATTATAATTGAACTTATTATTTCATGGCTTTTGCTTTGGTATATTGATAAAAAAAAACTGTCTGTTTTAGGATTCAGACCCAGCAGAAACAGAATCACTAATTGGATTATCGGTTTTTTATTAGCAGCTTCTGTATGCACACTTTATCATGTAATGTCTAAAATTTTGGCAGATAACGGCTGGATAATCAATAAACACATGACTACACAGATCTTATTGACAAGTTCATGGTGGACCTTAAAATCTGTAATATTTGAAGAACTTATTTTTAGAGGCGCATTACTTTACTTAGCCATCGGAAGATTAGGAATTAAGAAGGCATGTTATCTTTCCGCCGTTTGTTTCGGTATTTACCATCTGTTTTCCTATAATGCATTTGGCAATCCTTTTCAAATGCTCATTATTTTCCTGATGACCGGAATATTTGGGCTGATGCTTGCTTTTGCATTTGCAAAAACAAAATCGCTTTATCTGCCTTTCGCGCTTCACCTCGGATGGAATCTTTTCAATATTGTTGTCTTCTCAAACGGTCCGCTGGGACAACAAATTTTTATTAAAATAAATGAAAATAAGCTGGAGGGCATCTTATCACTTTTTGTATTTTTATTTCAAATATTTGCTTTACCGCTTTTGGTTTACTGGTATTTGAGATTCTTAAAAGACAAAACACCACCCTCACAAAAAAAGGAAGCTGTATAA
- a CDS encoding DUF4241 domain-containing protein: MNENWMQKWEGVKDVLVCPTDLETYFTSEEILSQKMEVMDIGNVSLPSGKIIVRDPLVYLNAGEKPYFIEAPKGNFPVKIAVVKSEEWGDRYAVVKVQFTDEKPVIYREALIGIEEIVDMEEGEYFGFPVDAGLACITDAEVIPYFDQFLTNENADNIYDDYFAGIFAQSFKDNPKNQRDLGDWINWTIPNTSYQIPMFASGFGDGAYPVYFAYDADDNICGLYIQFIDIELALSEEDEDEEDEDL, encoded by the coding sequence ATGAACGAAAACTGGATGCAAAAATGGGAAGGAGTGAAAGATGTTTTGGTCTGCCCTACAGATTTAGAAACTTATTTCACATCTGAAGAAATCTTATCTCAAAAAATGGAGGTAATGGACATAGGAAATGTATCGCTGCCTTCTGGGAAAATCATTGTAAGAGATCCCCTTGTTTATTTAAATGCAGGAGAAAAACCTTATTTTATTGAAGCCCCGAAAGGAAATTTTCCAGTGAAAATTGCTGTTGTAAAATCTGAAGAATGGGGAGACAGATATGCTGTCGTTAAAGTTCAGTTTACTGATGAAAAACCTGTCATTTACAGAGAAGCGTTAATTGGAATTGAAGAGATCGTGGACATGGAAGAAGGCGAATACTTTGGTTTCCCTGTAGATGCCGGTCTTGCCTGCATTACCGATGCAGAAGTTATTCCTTATTTTGACCAGTTTCTGACCAATGAGAATGCAGATAATATCTACGATGATTATTTTGCCGGTATTTTTGCACAAAGCTTTAAAGACAATCCTAAAAATCAAAGAGATCTGGGAGACTGGATCAATTGGACAATCCCTAATACTTCTTATCAGATCCCGATGTTTGCAAGCGGGTTTGGAGACGGGGCTTATCCCGTGTATTTTGCTTATGATGCAGATGATAACATCTGCGGGTTATATATTCAGTTTATCGATATAGAACTAGCTCTTTCAGAGGAAGATGAAGACGAAGAGGATGAAGACTTATAA